The Leucobacter sp. UCMA 4100 genome window below encodes:
- a CDS encoding ABC transporter permease encodes MRDRLQGHGATIVVSALSTVLAVTLILTTGVLAAALDPNLMEGSATFRMMFLAVSFVFIGIALYVAAIVTANTFSTIIAGRTRTIALYRLIGSTSNRMRASVAREGLVMGALGALAGFVVATGLVAGGVAIAVQQGGLPAGRGYPLFDPLTLVAVALVIATTWIAAWVGTKRVGQVSPIAATGAAVEPSPEVAGGRVGRTVTAIIFVIIGVALMGLGIALSPMGIVVAFFGGMFSFTGIMLAAHRIMPPMLALSGKLLGKSPVARLASANATRHPERATRATIGLVIGVTLVTMFAVALSSFESMMLTAFGDDPASQAVLGSTIATVTVVLTALVGFSAVIAAVGLVNTLSLGVIQRTRELGLLRTLGFTGAQVRGLVIVEAAQMTLTALVFGVVLGGFYGWIAATSLLASEVGIQRPGIPLLVIAGIAVFGIALAALASFAPSKRAVRVAPVEALAAA; translated from the coding sequence ATGAGAGACAGGCTTCAGGGGCATGGCGCGACGATCGTCGTCTCGGCACTGTCGACAGTGCTCGCCGTCACGCTCATTCTCACGACCGGTGTGCTTGCGGCAGCGCTCGATCCGAACCTCATGGAGGGTTCTGCAACCTTTCGAATGATGTTTCTCGCGGTCTCGTTCGTGTTCATCGGCATCGCGCTCTACGTCGCCGCGATCGTCACCGCGAACACCTTCTCGACGATCATCGCGGGGCGCACCCGCACGATCGCGCTGTACCGACTCATCGGCTCGACCTCGAACCGCATGCGCGCCTCGGTCGCCCGCGAGGGTCTCGTCATGGGCGCCCTCGGCGCGCTCGCCGGCTTCGTCGTCGCGACGGGGCTCGTGGCGGGCGGCGTGGCCATCGCGGTGCAGCAGGGAGGCTTGCCAGCTGGGCGTGGGTACCCGCTCTTCGATCCGCTGACGCTCGTCGCGGTGGCCCTCGTCATCGCGACCACGTGGATCGCTGCCTGGGTCGGCACCAAGCGAGTCGGCCAGGTTTCGCCGATCGCGGCGACCGGTGCGGCCGTTGAGCCCTCGCCAGAGGTGGCCGGTGGTCGCGTGGGGCGCACGGTTACGGCGATCATCTTCGTGATCATCGGTGTCGCGCTGATGGGGCTCGGCATCGCGCTCAGCCCCATGGGTATCGTCGTCGCGTTTTTCGGCGGAATGTTCTCGTTCACCGGCATCATGCTCGCTGCGCACCGCATCATGCCTCCCATGCTCGCGCTGAGCGGCAAGCTGCTCGGCAAGAGCCCCGTCGCGCGCCTCGCGAGTGCGAACGCGACGCGGCATCCCGAGCGAGCCACTCGCGCGACGATCGGCCTCGTGATCGGGGTGACCCTCGTGACCATGTTTGCGGTGGCCCTCTCGAGCTTCGAGTCGATGATGCTCACGGCCTTCGGCGACGACCCTGCCTCGCAAGCGGTGCTCGGTTCGACCATCGCGACCGTCACGGTGGTGCTCACCGCGCTCGTCGGGTTCTCGGCCGTCATCGCAGCCGTTGGCCTCGTGAACACGCTCTCGCTCGGCGTTATTCAGCGCACCCGCGAGCTCGGCCTCTTGCGCACGCTCGGCTTCACGGGCGCGCAGGTGCGTGGCCTCGTGATCGTTGAGGCCGCGCAGATGACGCTCACCGCGCTCGTCTTCGGCGTCGTGCTCGGCGGTTTTTACGGGTGGATCGCCGCCACCTCTCTGCTTGCTTCAGAGGTCGGCATTCAGCGGCCGGGCATCCCCCTGCTCGTCATCGCGGGCATCGCGGTGTTTGGCATTGCCCTCGCGGCGCTCGCGTCGTTCGCGCCCTCGAAACGCGCCGTTCGCGTCGCGCCCGTTGAGGCGCTCGCCGCGGCGTGA
- a CDS encoding AlkA N-terminal domain-containing protein, which produces MTQAPTTFDERYNAVASRDPRFDGQFITAVRSTGIYCRPSCPARTPKPSNVTFYLTSAAAHEAGYRACKRCLPEAAPGSPEWNLRSDVARRAMRLITDGVVEREGVQALAAQLGYSSRHLNRLLTAELGAGPLARARSHRAHTARLLLTGTQLTVAEVAFSSGFGSIRQCNDTIQEVFGMTPTELRHHRRGPATVAGAIDLVLPAREPFDLRGIFDWMAARAVPGMEAADETSFSRTLALPGGPAWFELREDPKRGDRVRLRAQVTELSDLGLLVARVRRLFDLDADPNAIDTMLSRHEALAPLVARTPGIRVPGAADAHEMLIRAMVGQQITVVSARTMLISLVTALGQPVEGTTSQQRLLFPSMATIAEHGHEVLRGPKARIQAITATAAALADGSLALTSADDATEQRRTLLERPGIGPWTADYVRMRTIGDPDVFLPGDSALRAGAKRAGLASEAKSLAEWATRLAPWRSYLSAHLWRAALTPSVSPTPKEGS; this is translated from the coding sequence ATGACCCAGGCACCGACGACCTTCGATGAGCGCTATAACGCCGTCGCCTCGCGCGACCCTCGCTTCGACGGCCAGTTCATTACGGCGGTGCGCTCAACCGGAATATACTGCCGCCCCTCGTGCCCAGCTCGCACACCGAAACCGTCAAACGTCACGTTCTACCTCACCAGTGCCGCTGCCCACGAGGCCGGTTACCGTGCGTGTAAGCGCTGCCTGCCAGAGGCCGCACCCGGTTCGCCCGAGTGGAACCTTCGCAGCGATGTTGCGAGGCGCGCAATGAGGCTCATTACCGATGGTGTCGTCGAACGTGAGGGCGTGCAGGCGCTCGCAGCGCAGCTCGGGTATTCCTCCCGGCACCTCAACCGACTCCTCACCGCAGAACTCGGTGCAGGCCCCTTGGCTCGCGCCCGGTCGCACCGGGCGCACACCGCGAGGCTGCTCCTCACAGGCACTCAGCTCACCGTCGCAGAGGTCGCCTTTTCGTCGGGGTTTGGCAGCATTCGACAGTGCAACGACACCATTCAAGAGGTCTTTGGCATGACCCCGACCGAACTTCGGCACCATCGCCGCGGCCCAGCCACCGTCGCGGGTGCCATCGACCTCGTGCTCCCCGCACGCGAACCTTTTGACCTTCGTGGCATCTTTGACTGGATGGCAGCCCGCGCTGTTCCGGGCATGGAGGCAGCAGACGAAACCTCGTTCTCCCGCACCCTCGCGCTCCCCGGAGGCCCGGCCTGGTTCGAGCTTCGTGAAGACCCGAAACGGGGCGACAGGGTGCGCCTGCGCGCGCAGGTCACCGAGCTTTCTGACCTCGGCCTCCTCGTGGCGCGGGTGCGCCGTCTCTTCGACCTCGATGCCGACCCCAACGCGATCGACACCATGCTCTCGCGCCACGAAGCGCTCGCACCGCTCGTGGCGCGCACTCCGGGTATTCGAGTTCCCGGTGCCGCCGACGCGCACGAGATGCTCATCAGGGCAATGGTCGGCCAGCAAATCACGGTTGTCTCGGCCCGAACGATGCTGATCTCGCTCGTGACCGCTCTCGGGCAGCCGGTCGAGGGTACAACGAGCCAGCAACGCCTCCTCTTTCCCAGCATGGCAACGATCGCCGAGCACGGGCACGAGGTGCTCCGTGGCCCGAAGGCTCGCATTCAAGCCATCACGGCTACCGCCGCGGCTCTCGCCGACGGCTCTCTCGCCCTCACCTCGGCCGACGATGCGACCGAACAACGACGCACCCTGCTCGAACGCCCCGGGATCGGCCCGTGGACAGCCGACTACGTGCGCATGCGCACGATCGGCGACCCAGATGTCTTCCTGCCTGGCGACAGCGCACTCCGGGCCGGGGCAAAACGTGCGGGGCTCGCAAGCGAGGCCAAATCACTCGCCGAATGGGCAACGCGCCTCGCCCCCTGGCGCAGCTACCTGAGCGCACACCTCTGGCGTGCAGCGCTCACCCCCAGCGTCTCCCCTACCCCGAAAGAAGGCTCATGA
- a CDS encoding IS30 family transposase, translating to MLAEHVNTIWDMRAAGFTAREIGERVDKSEAAILSHIHSQGGVRPRRVARVSSLSFEERIEIQALWTAKAGIREIARKLGRAPSTVSREIRRNAFFSSERARRPRYRATQAQSQTFQRARRPKPSKLVTNPRLRRFVEAELSLKRSPEQVVGRLQREFPDQPEMRVSHETIYQAIYLLARGGLKRELEVRVRTGRKIRHSHRSGQSRQGRIAGMVNIVDRPAEALDRAVPGHWEGDLIIGKDGKSAIGTVVERHSNYLFLVWLDPSLPRVEAVTEGLIAKMKELPDVLRRTLTWDQGKEMSKHQEVAMGADIDVFFCDPHSPWQRPTNENTNGLLREYFPKGTDLSVFSQADLDYVEWEMNDRPRKRLAFAKPAEVIEEILLR from the coding sequence ATGCTTGCTGAGCATGTGAACACGATCTGGGATATGCGAGCTGCTGGCTTCACCGCACGAGAGATTGGTGAACGGGTAGACAAGAGCGAAGCCGCGATCTTGTCACATATTCATTCGCAGGGCGGGGTGAGACCCCGAAGAGTAGCCCGGGTGTCGTCGTTATCGTTCGAGGAGCGTATCGAGATTCAGGCGTTATGGACGGCAAAGGCTGGGATTCGTGAGATCGCGAGGAAGTTGGGGCGTGCCCCGTCAACAGTGAGTCGTGAGATTCGGCGGAACGCGTTCTTTTCTTCTGAACGGGCTCGTAGGCCGAGGTATCGGGCAACACAGGCACAATCGCAAACGTTTCAGCGCGCCCGCAGACCGAAACCGTCGAAGCTGGTAACGAATCCGCGGTTACGGCGTTTTGTGGAGGCTGAACTATCGTTGAAGCGGTCACCGGAACAGGTTGTGGGCAGGCTACAGCGCGAGTTTCCGGATCAGCCGGAGATGCGAGTGTCACACGAAACGATCTATCAAGCGATCTATCTCCTTGCCAGGGGTGGGCTCAAACGCGAGCTTGAGGTTCGGGTTCGTACGGGGAGGAAGATCCGACACAGTCACCGTTCTGGCCAGTCTAGGCAGGGCCGAATTGCTGGGATGGTGAACATTGTTGACCGTCCCGCAGAAGCACTTGATCGGGCTGTTCCTGGGCATTGGGAAGGTGACTTAATTATCGGGAAAGATGGCAAGAGCGCTATCGGGACGGTCGTTGAACGCCACTCGAACTATCTATTCCTTGTTTGGTTAGACCCCTCGTTACCGCGGGTAGAAGCAGTCACTGAGGGGCTTATCGCGAAGATGAAAGAGTTACCTGATGTGCTTCGTCGGACTCTCACCTGGGACCAGGGCAAAGAGATGAGTAAGCATCAAGAAGTCGCTATGGGAGCTGATATTGATGTGTTCTTTTGCGACCCGCACTCGCCCTGGCAGCGGCCGACGAATGAGAACACGAATGGGTTACTGCGGGAGTATTTCCCCAAGGGCACTGATCTGAGTGTGTTCAGTCAGGCAGATCTCGATTATGTTGAGTGGGAGATGAACGACCGGCCCCGGAAACGGTTAGCGTTCGCGAAGCCGGCCGAGGTCATCGAAGAGATACTGTTGCGCTGA
- a CDS encoding methylated-DNA--[protein]-cysteine S-methyltransferase, whose amino-acid sequence MTTPTKAIAHTVATPDGPFTIIATENAQVLASGWTSDAAGLAERINRQIRPDSLGTGATPAAEAVVAYYDGEPSRLASVEVLQHGTELQNLGWSTLRELEPGQPVSYAEFAELLKRPSAVRAAAAICARNAAGLFVPCHRVLRTDGSLGGFAWGTHVKQALLDREGGGERGLNSSALFTL is encoded by the coding sequence ATGACCACACCCACGAAAGCCATCGCCCACACCGTTGCAACGCCCGACGGCCCCTTCACGATCATCGCAACCGAGAACGCCCAGGTGCTCGCCTCGGGATGGACGAGCGACGCGGCTGGGCTTGCTGAGAGAATCAATCGGCAGATCCGCCCCGATTCTCTCGGCACCGGCGCGACCCCCGCGGCCGAAGCCGTCGTTGCCTACTACGACGGTGAGCCCTCACGGCTCGCGTCGGTCGAGGTCTTGCAGCACGGCACCGAACTGCAGAACCTCGGGTGGAGCACGCTGCGCGAGCTCGAGCCAGGTCAGCCCGTCAGCTACGCCGAGTTTGCCGAACTGCTCAAGCGCCCGAGCGCGGTGCGAGCTGCCGCAGCGATCTGCGCGCGCAACGCTGCCGGGCTCTTTGTGCCCTGCCACCGAGTGCTGCGCACCGACGGCTCACTCGGTGGCTTCGCCTGGGGCACGCACGTCAAGCAGGCTCTGCTCGACCGCGAGGGCGGAGGCGAGCGCGGCCTCAATAGCTCTGCTCTCTTCACTCTGTAA
- a CDS encoding M18 family aminopeptidase, translating into MTHMPDLNTYIQQISDFVSASPSSYHAARETERQLIEAGYEALDETAAWPELTPGAKHVVVRDGAVIAWAVGPDITPSARLNIFGAHTDSPGFKLKPSPAFDAEGWAQAGVEIYGGPLLNSWLDRDLAFAGRLITRDGQELTAKTGAVARIPQLAIHLDRQVNEGLKLQKQMNTQPVLGVSLGYGEGDPLRLLAVDAGIDAADIAGCDVVVADTQAPARIGIGGELLASGRLDNLSSTYAGLAAMKGAQPAENSIAVFVSFDHEEIGSETRSGASGPFLAEIVDRLYALLGAGVEERARGLASSWCLSADAGHSVHPNYRERHDPNVRPLAGQGPMLKVNAQQRYASDAHGAALWSSVCERAGVKHQTFVSNNDMPCGTTIGPLTATRLGIRTVDIGVPLLSMHSARELAHVDDLYALALVAQTFFA; encoded by the coding sequence ATGACCCATATGCCAGACCTCAACACGTACATTCAGCAGATCTCAGACTTTGTGAGCGCATCGCCCTCGTCGTACCACGCGGCACGAGAGACCGAGCGCCAGCTCATCGAGGCGGGCTACGAGGCCCTCGACGAGACCGCAGCATGGCCCGAACTCACGCCGGGTGCGAAGCACGTCGTCGTGCGTGACGGTGCCGTGATCGCCTGGGCTGTGGGCCCCGACATCACCCCTTCGGCGCGGCTCAACATCTTTGGTGCCCACACCGATTCGCCCGGATTCAAGCTCAAGCCAAGCCCAGCCTTTGACGCAGAGGGATGGGCCCAGGCCGGCGTCGAAATTTACGGCGGCCCGCTGCTCAACTCGTGGCTCGACCGCGACCTCGCCTTTGCGGGCCGACTCATCACCCGTGACGGGCAGGAGCTCACCGCAAAGACTGGGGCCGTCGCGCGCATTCCGCAACTCGCGATTCACCTCGATCGCCAGGTTAACGAGGGGCTCAAACTGCAGAAGCAGATGAACACGCAGCCCGTGCTGGGTGTGAGCCTCGGGTACGGCGAGGGCGATCCGCTGCGATTGCTCGCTGTCGACGCTGGTATTGATGCCGCCGATATTGCCGGTTGCGACGTCGTCGTCGCCGACACGCAGGCCCCGGCGCGCATCGGGATTGGCGGCGAACTGCTCGCCTCAGGGCGACTCGACAACCTCTCGTCGACCTACGCCGGCCTCGCCGCCATGAAAGGCGCTCAGCCCGCCGAAAACAGCATCGCCGTGTTCGTGTCCTTCGACCACGAAGAAATCGGCTCAGAGACCCGCTCAGGCGCTTCAGGGCCGTTCCTGGCCGAGATCGTCGACCGCCTCTACGCTTTGCTCGGCGCCGGCGTCGAAGAGCGTGCGCGCGGGCTCGCCTCATCATGGTGCCTCTCGGCCGACGCAGGGCACTCGGTGCACCCGAACTACCGCGAGCGCCACGACCCCAACGTGCGCCCGCTCGCGGGGCAGGGGCCTATGCTCAAGGTCAACGCGCAGCAGCGCTACGCCTCAGACGCGCACGGGGCGGCCCTCTGGAGCAGCGTGTGCGAGCGTGCAGGGGTCAAGCATCAGACCTTCGTGTCGAACAACGACATGCCCTGCGGAACGACCATTGGGCCGCTCACCGCAACCCGCCTCGGCATTCGCACCGTCGACATCGGGGTGCCGCTGCTTTCGATGCACTCGGCACGCGAACTCGCACACGTCGATGACCTGTATGCGCTTGCCCTCGTCGCTCAGACGTTCTTCGCCTAG
- a CDS encoding ABC transporter ATP-binding protein — MNDISQQIPLVRSTPEPPSDLVVSAHHVVKQYGDAANPVTALGGVSLGLKRGAFTAIMGPSGSGKSTLMHVMAGLDTVSSGEILLAGQRITGMNDTELTKLRRRQIGFIFQAFNLVPTLDVLGNVMLPFELDGRTPTAAEQGRIDTILATLGLANRLTHRPHELSGGQQQRVAIARALATSPDIVFADEPTGALDSRTSREVLGLLREAVNSSGQSIAMVTHDPVAASYADRILFLADGQIVLDSAAMSPEQISRTMLNLEQVSA; from the coding sequence ATGAACGATATTTCGCAGCAGATTCCCCTCGTGAGAAGCACCCCCGAACCCCCGAGCGACCTCGTGGTTTCGGCCCACCACGTCGTCAAACAGTACGGCGATGCGGCGAACCCGGTCACGGCGCTCGGCGGGGTCAGCCTCGGCCTTAAGCGCGGCGCTTTCACCGCGATCATGGGCCCGTCGGGCTCGGGCAAGTCGACGCTCATGCACGTCATGGCCGGCCTCGACACCGTCAGTTCCGGCGAGATTCTGCTCGCGGGGCAGCGCATCACCGGCATGAATGACACCGAGCTCACGAAGCTCCGCCGTCGCCAGATTGGCTTCATCTTTCAGGCTTTCAACCTCGTGCCAACGCTCGACGTGCTCGGCAACGTCATGCTTCCCTTCGAACTCGACGGGCGCACGCCGACCGCGGCCGAGCAGGGGCGCATCGACACGATTCTGGCAACGCTTGGCCTCGCGAACCGCCTCACGCACCGCCCGCACGAGCTTTCGGGCGGCCAGCAGCAGCGCGTCGCCATCGCGAGGGCGCTCGCGACGAGCCCAGACATCGTCTTCGCCGACGAGCCAACGGGTGCCCTCGACTCGCGCACGAGCCGCGAGGTGCTCGGGCTGCTGCGCGAGGCCGTGAACAGCTCGGGCCAGTCGATCGCGATGGTCACCCACGACCCGGTTGCCGCGAGCTACGCCGACCGCATCCTGTTTCTCGCTGACGGGCAGATCGTGCTCGACTCGGCAGCCATGAGCCCAGAGCAGATCTCGCGCACGATGCTCAACCTCGAGCAGGTGAGCGCATGA
- a CDS encoding LLM class flavin-dependent oxidoreductase, with translation MKAFGFLSFGHYGDVPGSITRTAGDMLKQTIEIAEGADEIGVNGAYVRVHHFARQAASPMPLLTAMAARTKHIEVGTGVIDMRYENPLYLAEEAAALDYIADGRLALGISRGSPEPALRGYEAFGYTGSSDPRGADLARDKFDLFLDAIDGGGITEGDPQMTGPGVHLPIEPHSPTLRDHIWWGAGSRASAEDVGRMGLNLMSSTLLTEATGEPFDVLQRQQIEQFREAYRAAGHTGTPRVSVSRSVFPIMNQRDEMYFGLRSRENQDQIGVIDGLRSTFGKTYADSPEVLIEQLKNDEAVMAADTLMLTIPNQLGPEYNLHVLESFAKHVAPALGWKPNTEGAVTGYAI, from the coding sequence ATGAAAGCATTTGGATTCCTCTCATTCGGCCACTACGGCGACGTGCCCGGGTCAATCACCCGCACCGCCGGCGACATGCTCAAGCAGACCATCGAAATCGCCGAGGGTGCCGACGAGATCGGCGTGAACGGCGCCTACGTGCGCGTGCACCACTTCGCGCGCCAGGCCGCCTCACCCATGCCGCTACTCACCGCGATGGCGGCACGCACGAAGCACATCGAGGTCGGAACCGGCGTCATCGACATGCGATACGAAAACCCCCTCTACCTCGCCGAAGAAGCGGCCGCCCTCGACTACATCGCCGACGGCAGACTCGCGCTCGGCATCAGCCGAGGATCACCAGAACCGGCACTGCGCGGCTACGAGGCATTCGGCTACACCGGCTCGAGCGACCCCCGCGGCGCCGACCTCGCCCGCGACAAGTTCGACCTCTTTCTCGACGCGATCGACGGCGGCGGCATCACCGAGGGCGACCCGCAGATGACGGGCCCCGGCGTGCACCTGCCCATCGAGCCGCACTCGCCCACACTACGCGACCACATCTGGTGGGGAGCCGGCTCGCGCGCCTCGGCCGAAGACGTCGGCCGCATGGGCCTAAACCTCATGTCGTCAACCCTGCTCACCGAAGCCACCGGCGAACCCTTCGACGTGCTGCAACGCCAGCAGATCGAGCAGTTTCGCGAGGCCTACCGCGCCGCCGGCCACACCGGCACCCCGCGCGTGAGCGTGAGCCGCAGCGTGTTCCCGATCATGAACCAGCGCGACGAAATGTACTTCGGGCTGCGTTCACGCGAAAACCAGGACCAGATCGGTGTCATCGACGGGCTGCGCTCGACCTTCGGCAAGACCTACGCCGACAGCCCCGAAGTGCTCATCGAGCAACTGAAAAACGACGAGGCCGTGATGGCGGCCGACACCCTCATGCTGACGATTCCGAACCAGCTCGGCCCCGAGTACAACCTGCACGTGCTCGAGTCATTCGCGAAGCACGTGGCGCCGGCGCTGGGGTGGAAGCCGAATACCGAGGGGGCGGTTACGGGGTACGCGATCTAG
- a CDS encoding leucyl aminopeptidase — MTVVIDASFNPIPSLDQQPQVVAAAQAQAAAQAVFVSTEGELPSGVTVSREALAAVGFTAKPGQTYPIAGETLTVLVGVGEKLETQAQVRDAAAAFTRAASEIADLAVDVRGLAVSVDEAAQAVVEGSLLARYRWDELTTDPKTVTLEKLTVVTDDEKQATEGIERGLVLARIAGLARDLANTPPRHLSAEKFGEIAQKLAPEFGLEVEVYDRAQIMELGLGGLLGVNAGSTEEPRMIKVMYRPENAKGHLALVGKGIMYDSGGISLKPSNAMHAAMKFDMMGAAAVFSSMTSLRELGVEHQVTGWLMCTDNMPSGSATKLGDVLTIRGGTTVEVKNTDAEGRLVLADGLVLATEEEQRPDAIIDIATLTGAAQMALGERTAAMLANNDEVAAQLEAAALVSDENIWRMPLDHRYREQLKSNTADLSNIGGSSAGLILAGLFLNEFVDGIAWGHLDIAGTMMSDKNDLWRSTGSTGFGARLLAEFAAAFEAPRQ, encoded by the coding sequence ATGACTGTTGTGATTGATGCTTCATTTAACCCGATTCCTTCTCTCGACCAGCAGCCTCAGGTTGTTGCGGCTGCACAGGCGCAGGCTGCAGCACAGGCAGTGTTCGTGAGCACCGAGGGCGAACTTCCCTCGGGTGTGACCGTGTCACGCGAGGCGCTCGCCGCCGTTGGCTTCACCGCGAAGCCGGGGCAGACCTACCCGATTGCGGGCGAGACCCTTACGGTGCTCGTTGGCGTTGGCGAGAAGCTTGAGACCCAGGCCCAGGTGCGCGACGCCGCGGCCGCCTTCACCCGTGCCGCGAGCGAGATCGCTGACCTCGCCGTTGACGTGCGCGGCCTCGCGGTCTCGGTCGACGAAGCGGCTCAGGCCGTCGTCGAGGGCTCGCTGCTCGCACGCTACCGCTGGGACGAGCTCACGACCGACCCGAAGACCGTGACGCTCGAGAAGCTCACCGTCGTCACCGACGACGAGAAGCAGGCGACCGAGGGCATCGAGCGTGGCCTCGTGCTCGCTCGCATCGCTGGCCTCGCGCGTGACCTCGCGAACACCCCGCCGCGCCACCTGAGCGCCGAGAAGTTCGGCGAGATCGCGCAGAAGCTCGCCCCCGAGTTTGGCCTCGAGGTTGAGGTCTACGACCGCGCGCAGATCATGGAGCTCGGCCTCGGCGGCCTGCTCGGTGTGAACGCCGGCTCGACCGAAGAGCCCCGCATGATCAAGGTCATGTACCGTCCCGAGAACGCGAAGGGCCACCTCGCGCTCGTGGGCAAGGGCATCATGTACGACTCGGGCGGCATCAGCCTCAAGCCCTCGAACGCGATGCACGCGGCCATGAAGTTCGACATGATGGGCGCCGCTGCGGTCTTCTCGTCGATGACCTCGCTGCGTGAGCTCGGTGTTGAGCACCAGGTCACCGGCTGGCTCATGTGCACTGACAACATGCCCTCGGGCAGCGCGACGAAGCTCGGCGACGTGCTCACGATTCGCGGCGGCACGACCGTCGAGGTTAAGAACACCGACGCCGAGGGTCGCCTCGTGCTCGCCGACGGCCTCGTGCTCGCGACCGAAGAAGAGCAGCGCCCCGACGCGATCATCGACATCGCGACCCTCACGGGTGCCGCGCAGATGGCACTCGGTGAGCGCACCGCAGCGATGCTCGCGAACAACGACGAGGTCGCCGCTCAGCTCGAGGCAGCAGCCCTCGTGAGCGACGAGAACATCTGGCGCATGCCCCTCGATCACCGCTACCGCGAGCAGCTCAAGTCGAACACGGCTGACCTCTCGAACATCGGCGGATCATCAGCGGGTCTCATCCTCGCCGGTCTCTTCCTGAACGAGTTCGTCGACGGGATCGCCTGGGGCCACCTCGATATCGCAGGCACCATGATGAGCGACAAGAACGACCTCTGGCGTTCAACCGGCTCAACCGGCTTCGGTGCACGCCTGCTCGCCGAGTTTGCCGCGGCCTTCGAGGCACCGCGCCAGTAG